The Fulvivirga ligni genome window below encodes:
- a CDS encoding DUF5005 domain-containing protein, which yields MKKAKLFILALLYILASCKDTDDSVPLPFHANIYSYKIDVGQVGNEVITNSRTENSVKITVEYGTDLSSVAPEIEISPYATIEPASGTAINFEENNNTQVYTLTAASGREYIWTVQIQELPDPEAIRLELIPNGGWDANVTVYHDLTYNDFLTRYSGWNGGDGCVSTELPDGSILWSFQDSFFGTVSQDRIRQDNVFVRNAGFIQTDGLLSGYQQLNPENFFGKAQTWIKYPGANENNDDHWYWGGPSQIVGDELQMVLGHVIPGDFAGVHASTDVAVFNVSDMSFKELLLNKYEGNLTWDSSIFYGPDGYTYMYATEGIGFCYSRMYVARVADHDLRGDWEYYTKTGWSTTPPENHDDYVVVAEGRITQPNVFQDGEKFYLVSQGGCFGLDINIMESDSPVSGFTNERTIYMIPEKYTSDSPEPPGYITYNAVVHHALSQEGELVVSYNINPIGFENNFNSPGTADNYRPYFVRVYNWK from the coding sequence ATGAAAAAGGCAAAATTATTCATACTTGCGTTGCTATACATTCTGGCCAGCTGTAAAGACACAGATGATTCAGTACCCTTACCATTTCATGCAAACATTTACTCATATAAGATAGATGTTGGCCAGGTTGGTAATGAGGTGATTACCAATAGCAGAACGGAAAATTCAGTGAAAATTACGGTAGAATATGGTACTGATCTTTCGTCGGTTGCGCCGGAGATTGAAATTTCTCCTTATGCCACTATAGAGCCGGCGTCAGGCACTGCTATTAATTTTGAGGAAAATAATAATACCCAGGTGTACACATTAACTGCCGCCTCAGGCAGAGAATATATCTGGACTGTTCAAATACAAGAACTACCTGATCCTGAAGCTATTAGATTAGAGCTGATACCCAACGGAGGCTGGGATGCCAATGTCACTGTTTATCATGACCTGACCTATAACGACTTTCTTACCCGCTATTCAGGTTGGAACGGTGGTGACGGCTGTGTAAGCACAGAATTGCCCGATGGCAGTATACTTTGGTCATTTCAGGATAGCTTCTTTGGTACGGTATCTCAAGATAGAATAAGACAAGATAATGTATTTGTTAGAAATGCAGGATTTATCCAAACTGATGGTTTATTATCTGGATACCAGCAGCTTAATCCGGAAAATTTCTTCGGTAAAGCACAAACCTGGATCAAATACCCAGGAGCGAATGAAAACAATGATGATCACTGGTACTGGGGAGGACCTTCTCAAATAGTGGGAGACGAACTGCAAATGGTGTTAGGACATGTTATTCCTGGTGACTTTGCAGGAGTTCATGCTTCTACCGATGTGGCTGTTTTCAATGTATCAGACATGTCTTTCAAAGAGCTTTTATTGAATAAATATGAAGGGAATCTCACCTGGGATTCCAGCATCTTCTACGGTCCTGATGGCTACACATACATGTATGCCACTGAGGGAATTGGCTTTTGCTATTCCAGAATGTACGTGGCCAGAGTAGCAGATCACGATCTGAGAGGAGACTGGGAATATTACACCAAGACAGGCTGGTCAACCACACCACCAGAAAACCATGATGATTATGTAGTGGTGGCTGAAGGTAGAATAACCCAACCTAATGTATTCCAGGATGGTGAAAAATTCTACCTGGTTTCACAAGGCGGCTGCTTTGGTTTAGATATCAATATCATGGAAAGTGACAGCCCTGTTAGTGGCTTTACTAATGAAAGAACTATATACATGATTCCTGAAAAATACACCAGTGATAGTCCTGAACCTCCAGGCTACATTACCTATAATGCTGTAGTGCATCATGCATTATCGCAAGAGGGAGAACTGGTGGTTTCATATAATATCAACCCTATAGGTTTTGAGAATAATTTCAATAGCCCTGGAACGGCGGACAATTACCGACCATACTTTGTGAGGGTCTATAATTGGAAATAG
- a CDS encoding discoidin domain-containing protein, with product MKIKRILGLALSVALLQACQQDIVQEITDKGETGTKEFVKNNANGRVGAAVSDYGTFTIQNAASNLYMEVSGDFTYNEKFNNAAKISQYGATAAGNLWQKWQSIYEKTDNGIRYYSLMNLHSGKFLDVPSGSGTNGLQLQQWQYNGSDAQLFEFREQPGGYAIINKANGLAVTNQNGSGSNGSAIVQEPFSGGEGITVYQHCAYGGYAVTLAPGSYTATQLQALGVTNNDVSSMRIPAGFQATLYSEGNFTGSSLSKSADDDCLVDDSWNDLISSIVVSGGEAGNIAFNRPVTVSSTENTNLAASNAVDGNGTTRWSSQYSDPQWIYVDLGEPHIIGRVNITWETALASNYQVQVSNNALDWTTVRNVQGNSSTNNNLTNINGTGRYVRIYGTNRATIWGYSIFELEVYDAGSAAAADPSQVFVLNALAPDSYRDDEVTRYFQRNDQSLGSVAFDQGSSIPLEWGSNAGKVLWVTQDAWDGTSLQPNNKFPCNYFFSYNNSIFIQQDKNDWTPDDPNMTINSPMGRPKQICSNQPGTDWSWPSNGVEIGNKVYMHCGEGQGLGATNQSIYVLTESAGTLWQVERTEPAGMSNQTAIGYAHGMVKANDGYVYVFGVQTLGFGYNTGVHVARFPQSNPMSWTFWNGSTWVNNPVTGAAARITEGKGTVSICQVNGKYVMISMDQGFNCDNTRNIYAATSDSPTGPFTPLTEVYKINDYMQGQYTRYYTPNVHPQYDNGRNELLMTYSVNQSACGESDCIDGYIDPNYYRIRGVRIPYSKMGL from the coding sequence ATGAAAATCAAAAGAATATTAGGCTTAGCACTTTCTGTAGCACTACTACAGGCTTGCCAGCAAGATATTGTTCAGGAGATAACAGACAAAGGAGAGACAGGAACAAAAGAATTCGTGAAAAACAATGCTAATGGCCGAGTTGGCGCAGCTGTTAGTGATTATGGTACTTTTACCATTCAAAATGCAGCCAGTAATCTCTACATGGAGGTGTCAGGAGATTTCACCTACAATGAGAAGTTCAATAATGCCGCCAAAATCAGCCAATATGGAGCCACAGCTGCCGGCAACTTATGGCAAAAATGGCAATCCATTTATGAGAAAACTGATAATGGCATCAGGTATTACTCTTTGATGAACCTGCACAGTGGCAAGTTTTTAGACGTGCCTAGTGGTTCAGGTACCAATGGACTTCAGTTGCAGCAGTGGCAATACAATGGTTCTGATGCTCAGCTATTTGAATTCAGAGAGCAGCCCGGTGGCTATGCCATCATCAACAAAGCAAATGGACTTGCCGTAACCAATCAGAATGGATCTGGTTCCAATGGGTCAGCCATAGTGCAAGAGCCATTTTCTGGAGGTGAAGGCATCACAGTTTATCAGCATTGTGCCTATGGCGGTTATGCCGTTACGCTGGCTCCGGGAAGTTATACCGCCACGCAGCTACAGGCTCTGGGTGTGACTAATAATGATGTTTCCTCCATGAGAATACCAGCCGGATTTCAGGCTACTTTGTATTCAGAAGGGAATTTCACTGGCAGTTCATTGAGCAAATCAGCAGATGATGATTGCCTGGTAGATGACAGTTGGAATGATCTTATTTCTTCCATCGTAGTGAGTGGCGGAGAAGCAGGTAATATTGCTTTTAACAGACCTGTAACTGTATCATCTACTGAAAACACTAATTTGGCCGCAAGTAATGCTGTAGATGGCAATGGAACTACAAGATGGTCAAGCCAATACAGTGATCCTCAATGGATTTATGTTGATCTGGGTGAACCACACATTATAGGAAGAGTCAACATTACCTGGGAAACAGCGCTAGCGAGCAACTATCAGGTGCAAGTATCCAATAATGCCTTAGATTGGACTACCGTTAGAAATGTTCAGGGCAATAGCAGCACCAATAATAACCTAACCAATATCAATGGAACGGGTAGATATGTGAGAATATATGGCACCAATCGGGCTACCATTTGGGGCTATTCTATTTTCGAACTAGAAGTGTATGATGCCGGTAGTGCTGCAGCAGCAGATCCAAGTCAGGTCTTTGTTTTAAATGCCTTGGCACCAGATTCTTATAGAGATGATGAAGTGACTCGTTATTTCCAAAGAAATGACCAGTCTTTAGGCTCAGTAGCCTTTGATCAGGGTAGCAGTATTCCATTAGAGTGGGGCAGCAATGCAGGTAAAGTACTTTGGGTTACGCAAGATGCCTGGGATGGTACCTCGCTGCAGCCTAACAACAAGTTCCCTTGTAATTACTTCTTCAGTTATAATAATTCCATCTTCATTCAGCAAGATAAGAATGACTGGACACCGGATGATCCTAACATGACTATTAACAGCCCGATGGGTAGACCAAAACAGATCTGTAGCAATCAGCCTGGCACTGATTGGAGCTGGCCAAGTAATGGGGTGGAAATTGGGAACAAAGTATACATGCATTGCGGTGAAGGACAAGGACTTGGCGCTACGAACCAATCTATTTATGTGCTTACGGAATCAGCGGGTACTCTGTGGCAAGTAGAACGAACTGAGCCTGCGGGCATGAGTAATCAAACCGCCATTGGTTATGCACATGGAATGGTAAAAGCGAATGATGGCTATGTATATGTATTTGGTGTTCAGACCCTTGGATTCGGTTACAATACCGGTGTTCACGTGGCTAGATTCCCGCAATCAAACCCTATGTCATGGACCTTCTGGAATGGCTCAACCTGGGTGAATAATCCGGTTACTGGTGCCGCTGCACGAATTACTGAAGGCAAAGGTACGGTTTCTATCTGCCAGGTAAATGGTAAATACGTGATGATCTCAATGGATCAAGGCTTCAATTGTGATAATACTAGAAATATTTACGCTGCTACTTCAGATAGCCCTACCGGACCATTTACACCACTTACCGAGGTGTACAAGATTAATGACTATATGCAGGGCCAATACACTCGCTATTATACGCCAAATGTGCATCCACAATATGACAATGGACGCAATGAGCTGCTCATGACTTATTCTGTGAACCAGTCCGCTTGCGGTGAAAGTGATTGTATCGATGGCTATATCGATCCAAATTATTATAGAATCAGAGGAGTGAGAATACCATATTCTAAAATGGGCTTATAA
- a CDS encoding SusC/RagA family TonB-linked outer membrane protein has protein sequence MKKIILLLIIAFTAQLSYAQEMVVRGKVTSDDGESLPGVNIIKKGTNTGMSTDVDGNYMLKANKGDVLIFSFIGFKTKEIQIGDQQQLNVVLSMDLTSLEEVIVVGYGEVKRITNTGSVSAISAKDVQTVPTPNIQNTLSGRMPGFFSQQRSGQPGRDASDFFIRGVSSLNAEGNRPLIIVDDVQYTYDQLQQINVNEIESISILKDASTTAIYGIKGANGVLVIKTRRGKEGKPKINFRVEGGVQTPVRTPEFLDSYNTALLVNEAYENDGLQPIFTEEDLELFKNGEDPYGHPNVNWYDEIFKKYATQQNMNLDVSGGTDRLKYFISGGAFAQNGLVKDFSDPFNEVNNNYFYRRFNFRTNLDFDVTKSLKMRLDVTSRFGNINEPYNQNAIGEIYNFAQIRPYSAPLYNPNGSYAYAFDTEGKLPTLNARLANGGYRRTRRTDTNVLFGLSQDLSDLVEGLSVSARIAYSSIEENSKSLFRSGFPSYHYDSENSTYTIHPSKQYKFDGYTSLGDIGVFTKNVNIQGFLNYDKQINDDHTIKALLFYNRQSNTVDKDGFTSANVPQNFVGYTGKLSYNYRNKYLIDLNGAYNGSDRFGEDNRYGFFPAVGLGWTISEENFFSVPFVQLLKLRTSYGLVGSDATSGNRYLFNQVYSPGGGYFFGTATTGYPTIYEGDLGNPNVVWEKARKFDVGLDMNLFKNKLTLTVDYFYDFRYDQLVPRGSVPNIIGIGTSPTNIAETVNRGFDGKLGYETNITKDLFFNTSLVFSIAKNKVIYKDEAQPAFPWLAETGHPINQPFGYTWVGYYSEEDIARNNDENPDNDVPVPLNDTEIQAGDLKYKDLSGDGIINDLDKSAIGKPNLPNTTLGLSTGFSYKGLSINVLFQGSFNYSFSVVGTGIEPFKSQFQPIHQQRWTPENADNAEFPRLTSNPTTVNSSSAYMSDFWLVDAWYIRLKTVDIGYVLPQKFLPGNIENARVYLSGYNLLTKTSYDKYQQDPEISTNTAGDAYLNQRVVNLGIQIGF, from the coding sequence ATGAAAAAAATTATACTGCTATTGATCATCGCCTTCACCGCCCAGCTTTCCTACGCTCAGGAAATGGTGGTGAGAGGTAAAGTCACTTCAGATGATGGAGAAAGCCTGCCAGGAGTGAACATCATTAAAAAAGGTACTAACACCGGTATGTCCACAGACGTAGATGGTAATTATATGCTCAAAGCTAATAAAGGAGATGTTTTGATTTTCTCTTTCATAGGCTTTAAGACTAAAGAAATACAAATAGGTGATCAGCAACAATTGAACGTTGTGCTCAGCATGGACCTCACTTCTCTTGAAGAGGTAATTGTGGTAGGTTATGGTGAGGTAAAACGGATCACCAATACAGGATCGGTAAGTGCCATTTCTGCTAAAGACGTGCAAACCGTGCCTACACCAAATATTCAGAACACATTATCTGGTAGAATGCCGGGCTTCTTTTCTCAGCAGCGCTCAGGGCAGCCGGGAAGAGATGCTTCAGATTTCTTTATCAGAGGGGTAAGTTCATTAAATGCTGAAGGTAACAGACCGCTGATCATTGTAGATGATGTACAATACACTTATGATCAGCTACAACAAATCAATGTGAACGAAATCGAAAGCATTTCAATACTAAAAGACGCTTCAACTACTGCCATATATGGAATTAAAGGTGCTAATGGTGTTTTGGTAATCAAAACCAGAAGAGGTAAAGAAGGCAAGCCTAAAATCAATTTCAGAGTGGAAGGTGGTGTACAAACGCCTGTGAGAACGCCGGAGTTTCTGGATTCTTACAATACAGCTCTTTTGGTGAATGAGGCTTATGAGAATGATGGTTTACAGCCCATATTCACTGAAGAAGACCTTGAGTTATTCAAAAATGGAGAAGACCCATACGGACATCCTAATGTGAATTGGTACGATGAAATCTTCAAAAAATATGCTACTCAGCAAAACATGAACCTGGATGTGTCAGGTGGTACTGATAGACTGAAATACTTCATATCAGGCGGTGCTTTTGCTCAGAATGGTTTGGTGAAAGACTTCTCAGATCCATTTAACGAGGTGAATAACAACTACTTCTATCGTAGATTTAACTTCCGTACTAACCTGGATTTTGACGTGACTAAATCATTGAAAATGAGATTGGATGTAACCTCAAGATTCGGAAATATTAACGAGCCATATAATCAGAATGCTATTGGTGAAATCTATAATTTCGCCCAAATACGTCCTTATTCTGCCCCGCTTTATAATCCTAATGGGTCATATGCCTATGCTTTTGATACGGAAGGCAAACTGCCTACACTTAACGCCAGATTGGCCAACGGTGGTTATAGAAGAACACGGAGGACAGATACCAATGTATTGTTTGGTTTATCTCAAGATCTAAGCGATTTAGTGGAAGGTCTTTCTGTTTCAGCAAGGATTGCCTATTCAAGTATTGAAGAGAACAGTAAAAGTCTTTTCAGATCTGGGTTTCCAAGTTATCACTATGACTCTGAAAACAGCACTTACACCATACATCCGAGCAAGCAGTATAAGTTTGATGGCTACACCAGCCTGGGTGATATAGGTGTTTTCACCAAAAATGTAAACATTCAAGGCTTTCTGAATTATGACAAGCAAATTAATGATGATCATACCATCAAAGCTTTATTATTTTACAACAGACAAAGTAATACTGTAGATAAAGACGGTTTCACTTCTGCCAACGTTCCTCAAAACTTTGTGGGCTACACAGGTAAGTTGAGCTATAATTACCGTAATAAGTACCTGATCGATCTTAATGGAGCCTACAATGGATCTGATAGATTTGGTGAGGACAATCGCTATGGCTTTTTTCCAGCTGTAGGTTTAGGCTGGACTATCTCAGAGGAGAATTTCTTCAGTGTGCCATTCGTGCAATTATTAAAGCTGAGAACATCTTATGGTCTGGTAGGGTCTGACGCTACTTCAGGAAACAGATATTTATTTAATCAGGTATATAGTCCTGGTGGTGGGTATTTCTTCGGAACAGCCACTACCGGTTATCCTACCATCTATGAAGGCGACCTGGGTAATCCTAACGTTGTTTGGGAGAAAGCCAGAAAGTTTGATGTAGGACTAGATATGAACCTGTTCAAAAACAAGCTTACGCTGACGGTAGATTACTTCTATGACTTCCGTTATGATCAGCTCGTGCCACGAGGGAGCGTGCCCAATATCATTGGTATCGGTACGTCACCAACTAACATAGCAGAGACGGTAAATAGAGGCTTTGATGGTAAGTTAGGTTATGAAACCAATATCACAAAAGACCTTTTCTTCAATACTAGTCTGGTATTCTCCATAGCCAAAAACAAGGTGATCTATAAAGACGAAGCTCAGCCTGCTTTCCCTTGGTTAGCAGAAACTGGCCATCCTATCAATCAGCCATTTGGCTATACATGGGTAGGCTACTATTCTGAAGAAGACATAGCCAGAAACAATGATGAGAACCCGGATAATGATGTGCCAGTGCCATTGAATGACACTGAAATTCAGGCAGGTGATTTGAAATACAAAGATCTAAGTGGCGATGGAATAATCAACGACCTGGATAAGTCCGCCATTGGCAAACCTAACTTGCCTAACACTACATTAGGACTGTCGACAGGATTTAGTTATAAAGGCTTGAGCATTAATGTTTTATTCCAGGGTTCTTTTAACTATAGTTTCAGTGTTGTAGGTACAGGTATTGAACCTTTCAAGAGCCAATTCCAGCCTATTCACCAGCAAAGATGGACACCAGAAAATGCTGACAATGCAGAGTTTCCAAGACTGACCAGTAATCCAACTACCGTGAATAGCAGCAGCGCATACATGTCAGACTTCTGGTTGGTTGATGCCTGGTATATCAGGTTGAAAACTGTAGATATAGGTTATGTACTTCCTCAGAAATTCCTGCCAGGAAACATCGAAAATGCCAGAGTTTACCTCAGCGGATATAACCTGCTGACTAAGACAAGCTATGACAAGTATCAGCAAGATCCGGAGATATCTACTAACACAGCCGGTGATGCCTATCTGAATCAGAGAGTAGTTAACCTGGGTATTCAAATTGGTTTTTAA
- a CDS encoding RagB/SusD family nutrient uptake outer membrane protein has translation MKKIQFIYKSLLGVMIASALFSCQNDFEDVPLEQFTQDYVFSTADSTGEVAKQYLNTVYSRLQNGHNRVGGDYLASATDDAISSSNTLTDADKLLTGAYNASLTVGSEMLWGYHYAGIRSSTEFITNIDIVPVQQQYNGMSLAKVWKSEARFIRAWHYFNLVKRYGGVPLMGDVVRQLGDDLEIPRSSFDECISYIVSELNDITGTLRTYPVSNPSSDAHVVTREAAMALKARVLLYAASPLFNGGNIDGSNPLTGYASLDNEKWKAAADAAKQLMDEGTFSLQANYLDVFLEEGNSEVIFFRPEGPNNVMETNNGPVGFSGQGLGQGRTSPSQNLVDAFPMLDGKSIGDPTSAYVYNQNDPYANRDPRLENTVLHNGSLWLNTILETFEGGKNRPGGALQQTRTSYYLRKFMGKFETASGYSSTTHDWVVFRYAEVMLNYAEAQNEYSGPSTDIYQVLKDLRARSGIEAGLDDMYGLKAGMSKDEMREAIHNERRIEMAFEEQRYWDLRRWKKAESVLNNAINGMVIIQSGPTFIYNETAVLTPSFETRQYLYPIPNDEVLKNDNMIQNPNW, from the coding sequence ATGAAAAAGATACAATTTATATATAAATCTCTGCTCGGAGTAATGATAGCATCCGCTTTGTTCTCTTGTCAGAATGATTTTGAAGATGTGCCCTTGGAACAGTTCACACAGGACTATGTGTTCAGTACGGCTGATTCTACCGGTGAAGTGGCTAAGCAATACCTTAATACAGTTTATTCCAGGCTACAAAATGGTCATAACAGGGTAGGAGGAGACTATCTGGCTTCAGCTACTGATGATGCTATTTCTTCTAGCAATACGCTTACAGACGCCGACAAATTGCTTACCGGAGCTTACAATGCTTCTCTTACTGTGGGTTCTGAAATGCTTTGGGGCTATCACTATGCTGGTATTAGAAGCTCTACAGAGTTTATTACCAATATTGACATCGTACCTGTGCAGCAACAGTACAATGGCATGTCATTAGCCAAAGTATGGAAAAGTGAAGCCAGATTCATCAGAGCATGGCATTACTTCAACCTTGTAAAAAGATATGGTGGCGTACCTTTAATGGGTGATGTAGTCCGTCAGCTGGGCGATGACCTGGAAATACCAAGAAGCAGTTTTGATGAATGCATCAGCTATATTGTAAGTGAGCTTAATGACATCACTGGTACACTGCGTACATACCCAGTAAGCAACCCTAGCAGCGATGCCCATGTGGTGACTAGAGAAGCAGCTATGGCCCTGAAAGCCAGAGTATTGCTCTACGCCGCCAGCCCGCTGTTTAATGGTGGTAATATAGATGGATCTAATCCGCTTACTGGTTACGCCAGCCTTGATAATGAGAAATGGAAAGCAGCAGCTGATGCAGCCAAACAGCTTATGGATGAAGGTACATTCTCCCTGCAAGCCAATTATCTTGATGTATTTCTGGAAGAAGGAAATTCTGAAGTGATCTTCTTCAGACCTGAGGGCCCTAATAATGTTATGGAAACCAACAATGGTCCGGTAGGTTTTTCAGGTCAGGGCTTAGGGCAGGGCAGAACCAGCCCATCACAAAACCTGGTAGATGCATTCCCTATGCTAGATGGTAAGTCTATTGGTGACCCTACATCGGCCTATGTTTACAATCAGAACGATCCTTATGCTAACAGAGATCCACGACTTGAAAATACAGTACTTCATAACGGTTCTCTATGGCTGAACACCATTCTAGAGACCTTCGAAGGAGGTAAAAACAGGCCAGGTGGAGCCCTGCAGCAGACCAGAACCAGCTATTATCTCCGCAAGTTCATGGGGAAGTTTGAAACAGCTTCTGGCTACTCATCTACTACGCATGACTGGGTGGTATTCAGATATGCTGAAGTAATGCTCAACTACGCTGAGGCTCAAAATGAGTACAGCGGCCCATCTACAGACATATATCAGGTGCTTAAAGACTTACGTGCAAGGTCCGGAATAGAAGCAGGATTAGATGACATGTATGGTCTAAAGGCCGGTATGAGCAAAGATGAAATGAGAGAAGCTATTCATAATGAAAGAAGAATAGAAATGGCATTTGAAGAGCAACGCTACTGGGATCTGAGAAGATGGAAAAAAGCAGAAAGCGTACTGAATAATGCAATCAATGGCATGGTCATTATACAATCCGGACCAACCTTTATTTACAACGAAACTGCCGTGCTTACGCCTTCTTTTGAAACCAGGCAGTATCTGTACCCCATACCTAATGATGAGGTGCTTAAAAATGATAATATGATTCAGAATCCAAACTGGTAA